One window of the Klebsiella sp. WP3-W18-ESBL-02 genome contains the following:
- a CDS encoding cobalt-precorrin-4 methyltransferase → MAEAFDTRCVWFVGAGPGDRELITLKGYRLLQQAQVVIYAGSLINPELLSYCPAEAECHDSAELHLEQILDLMEAGVKTGKTVVRLQTGDVSLYGSVREQGEELTRRGIDWQVVPGVSAFLGAAAELGVEYTVPEVSQSLIITRLEGRTPVPEREQLESFAQHRTSMAIYLSVQRINKVAERLIDGGYPATTPVAVIYKATWPESQTVRGTLLDIADKVRDADIRKTALILVGDFLGEEYHYSRLYAADFSHEYRKA, encoded by the coding sequence ATGGCTGAGGCTTTTGATACACGCTGCGTTTGGTTCGTCGGCGCCGGGCCGGGCGACCGCGAACTGATTACTCTGAAAGGCTACCGCCTGCTGCAACAGGCGCAGGTGGTGATTTACGCCGGTTCGCTGATTAACCCCGAACTGCTGAGCTACTGCCCGGCGGAAGCCGAGTGCCACGACAGCGCCGAGCTGCACCTTGAGCAAATCCTCGACCTGATGGAAGCGGGCGTGAAGACCGGAAAAACGGTGGTGCGCCTGCAAACCGGCGACGTGTCGCTGTACGGTTCGGTGCGCGAGCAGGGCGAAGAGCTGACCCGTCGCGGCATTGACTGGCAGGTGGTGCCGGGCGTCAGCGCGTTTCTCGGCGCGGCGGCGGAGCTGGGCGTCGAGTACACGGTACCGGAAGTCTCGCAAAGCCTGATCATCACTCGCCTGGAAGGGCGTACGCCGGTGCCAGAGCGCGAACAGCTGGAATCCTTTGCCCAGCATCGCACCTCAATGGCGATTTACCTCTCCGTACAGCGCATCAACAAAGTCGCCGAGCGGCTGATTGACGGCGGCTACCCGGCGACCACGCCGGTGGCGGTGATTTACAAGGCTACCTGGCCCGAGAGCCAGACCGTACGCGGTACGCTTTTGGATATCGCCGATAAAGTGCGCGATGCCGACATCCGTAAAACGGCGCTGATCCTGGTCGGGGATTTTCTCGGCGAGGAATACCACTACTCGCGCCTCTACGCCGCAGATTTTAGCCATGAATACCGCAAAGCCTGA
- a CDS encoding precorrin-3B C(17)-methyltransferase, with translation MLSVIGIGPGSQAMMTMEAVEALQAAEIVVGYKTYTHLVKAFTGDKQVIKTGMCKEIERCQAAIELAQAGHNVALISSGDAGIYGMAGLVLELVSKQKLDVEVRLIPGMTASIAAASLLGAPLMHDFCHISLSDLLTPWPVIEKRIIAAGEADFVICFYNPRSRGREGHLARAFELLSAVKSADTPVGVVKSAGRKKQEKWLTTLGAMDFEPVDMTSLVIVGNKTTYVQDGLMITPRGYVL, from the coding sequence ATGTTAAGCGTAATTGGGATCGGCCCTGGCTCGCAGGCCATGATGACCATGGAGGCCGTCGAGGCGCTGCAGGCGGCAGAAATCGTCGTCGGCTACAAAACCTATACCCACCTGGTGAAAGCCTTTACCGGCGATAAGCAGGTGATCAAAACCGGGATGTGCAAAGAGATTGAACGCTGTCAGGCGGCGATTGAACTGGCGCAGGCCGGGCACAACGTGGCGCTGATTAGCAGCGGTGATGCGGGCATTTACGGCATGGCGGGGCTGGTGCTGGAACTGGTCAGCAAACAGAAGCTGGACGTGGAAGTGCGCCTGATCCCGGGCATGACCGCCAGCATTGCGGCGGCCTCACTGCTGGGCGCGCCGCTGATGCACGACTTCTGCCATATCAGCCTGAGCGACCTGCTCACCCCGTGGCCGGTGATCGAGAAACGTATTATCGCCGCCGGGGAAGCCGACTTCGTTATCTGCTTCTACAACCCGCGCAGCCGGGGTCGCGAAGGGCATCTGGCGCGCGCCTTTGAACTGCTTTCCGCGGTTAAAAGCGCCGATACGCCGGTGGGCGTGGTGAAGTCGGCCGGGCGCAAAAAGCAGGAAAAATGGCTCACTACGCTCGGCGCGATGGACTTTGAACCGGTGGACATGACCAGCCTGGTCATCGTCGGCAATAAAACCACCTATGTGCAGGACGGCCTGATGATCACGCCTAGAGGCTACGTGCTGTGA
- a CDS encoding decarboxylating cobalt-precorrin-6B (C(15))-methyltransferase yields MKDELFLRGEKVPMTKEAVRALALSKLELHGASHLIDIGAGTGSVSIEAALQNPALTVTAIERNPAALHLLAENCQRFECRNIHIVEGEAPLTVDALADAVFMGGSGGHLCALIDWSLRQLRPGGRLVMTFILQENLHCALEHLQRVGVPAVDCQQLNVSTLTALGTGHYFKPHNPVFVLACHKERHHG; encoded by the coding sequence ATGAAAGATGAGCTGTTTTTACGCGGCGAAAAGGTGCCGATGACCAAAGAGGCAGTGCGCGCGCTGGCGCTCTCAAAACTTGAGCTGCACGGTGCGAGTCACCTGATTGATATTGGCGCAGGCACCGGCAGCGTGTCGATTGAAGCCGCGCTGCAAAATCCGGCGCTGACGGTGACGGCGATTGAGCGCAATCCGGCGGCGCTGCATCTGCTGGCGGAAAACTGTCAGCGCTTTGAGTGCCGGAATATTCACATCGTAGAAGGCGAAGCGCCGCTGACGGTTGATGCGCTCGCCGACGCGGTCTTTATGGGCGGCAGCGGCGGCCATCTCTGCGCGCTTATCGACTGGTCTCTGCGCCAGCTTCGCCCGGGCGGGCGTCTGGTGATGACCTTTATTTTGCAGGAGAACCTGCACTGTGCTCTCGAGCATCTCCAGCGCGTCGGAGTCCCGGCGGTTGACTGCCAGCAGTTGAATGTTTCAACGCTGACGGCGCTGGGCACCGGTCACTATTTTAAACCGCACAATCCCGTTTTTGTGCTTGCTTGTCACAAGGAGCGACACCATGGCTGA
- a CDS encoding cobalt-precorrin-7 (C(5))-methyltransferase: protein MLTVVGMGPAGVQLMTPQAVESVKQADALVGGVRHLAQFPAFDGERCPLGANIPQVLAWIEARQAQNVVVLASGDPLFYGIGTRLIAHFGRENVRVIPGVSAVQYLCAQAGIDMNDMWLTSSHGREVDFDRLASHRKVAMVTDKRCGPKAIAAELVARGKGHRWMVIGENLAQDNERIHWLPVSAVERDYEMNTVVILDER, encoded by the coding sequence CCGGCGGGCGTACAGCTGATGACGCCGCAGGCCGTGGAGTCGGTGAAACAAGCTGATGCGCTGGTTGGCGGCGTGCGCCATCTGGCGCAGTTTCCGGCGTTTGATGGTGAACGCTGCCCGCTGGGCGCCAATATTCCCCAGGTGCTGGCGTGGATTGAGGCGCGACAGGCGCAAAACGTGGTGGTGCTGGCCTCCGGCGACCCGCTGTTTTACGGCATCGGCACGCGGCTTATTGCCCATTTTGGCCGTGAAAACGTGCGGGTGATCCCCGGCGTCAGCGCCGTGCAATACCTGTGCGCGCAGGCGGGCATTGATATGAACGACATGTGGCTGACCAGCAGCCACGGGCGCGAGGTGGATTTCGACAGGCTGGCGAGCCACCGCAAGGTGGCGATGGTCACCGACAAACGCTGCGGCCCGAAAGCCATCGCCGCTGAACTGGTGGCGCGCGGTAAGGGACACCGCTGGATGGTGATTGGCGAAAACCTGGCGCAGGACAACGAACGCATCCACTGGCTGCCGGTTAGCGCCGTGGAGCGCGATTATGAGATGAACACGGTGGTGATCCTCGATGAAAGATGA
- a CDS encoding cobalt-precorrin-6A reductase, whose amino-acid sequence MSFGDVLVVGGTSDARALCLQLDAAQVRYTVSVATPTGEALAGDIQGQVRCGRLEREEMVAWLREHNTRWVIDASHPYAEAVSRNVLDACAQAGVLLSRYQRPDQRDELTHPLLHYVGSIDEACEQIKPLGQRVLLTTGSKDLALWRAGLPEKTLLARVLPVPNVVQQCADLGFGVGEIFAICAPFSAEFNAAFYRHCRADVVVTKASGAEGGYLEKVQPCLDAGLPCIVITRPAPLVSGDELLESQSAFAERLARWLADDKRNQA is encoded by the coding sequence GTGAGTTTCGGTGACGTGCTGGTGGTGGGCGGCACCAGCGATGCGCGCGCGCTTTGCCTGCAGCTGGATGCCGCGCAGGTGCGCTACACCGTGTCGGTGGCGACACCCACCGGCGAAGCGCTGGCGGGCGATATTCAGGGGCAGGTGCGCTGCGGTCGTCTGGAGCGGGAAGAGATGGTCGCCTGGCTTCGTGAACACAACACACGCTGGGTGATTGATGCGTCGCACCCGTATGCCGAAGCGGTCAGCCGCAACGTGCTGGACGCCTGTGCGCAAGCGGGTGTCCTGCTGAGTCGCTACCAGCGCCCGGATCAACGGGATGAACTGACGCACCCGCTGCTGCACTACGTCGGCAGCATTGATGAAGCCTGTGAGCAGATTAAACCGCTGGGCCAGCGGGTGCTGCTGACCACTGGCAGCAAAGACCTGGCACTGTGGCGCGCCGGGCTGCCGGAAAAAACGCTGCTGGCCCGCGTGCTGCCGGTGCCGAACGTGGTGCAGCAGTGCGCCGACCTCGGCTTTGGCGTGGGCGAGATTTTTGCTATCTGCGCGCCGTTCAGCGCGGAATTTAACGCCGCGTTTTATCGTCACTGCCGCGCCGACGTGGTGGTGACCAAAGCCTCCGGCGCGGAAGGCGGCTATCTGGAGAAGGTACAACCCTGCCTGGACGCCGGACTTCCCTGCATCGTGATTACCCGTCCGGCACCGCTGGTGTCCGGCGATGAACTACTGGAAAGTCAGTCCGCCTTTGCCGAGCGCTTAGCGCGCTGGTTGGCCGACGACAAAAGGAATCAAGCATGA
- the cbiG gene encoding cobalt-precorrin 5A hydrolase: MNTAKPERIALFCLTPGGVALARRLHSALPMTCFTREGLVVEGFLPFDGSFSRTVQRAFTHYSALVFIGATGIAVRVLAPLLVDKLRDPAVVVIDERGQHVISLLSGHVGGANDLARRLAGILDVEPVITTATDVNEVAALDTLACQLNARMHDFRAAVKAVNQMLVSQQRVGLWWDDRFSADIRRCDLRGFIPVTDLHTLPDLDGLVCITLRKTLPDLPVPHWKLVPRRIVAGIGCRRGTPRELISALLMRQLALQQLDPLALKAIGSIVLKQDELGLIQLASDLDVPFEVFSVSALREHEHRFPSSLFVKQTVGVGSVSGPSAWLLSDGHLLGGTLREQGITITLGVTY, encoded by the coding sequence ATGAATACCGCAAAGCCTGAGCGCATTGCGCTGTTCTGCCTGACCCCCGGCGGCGTCGCGCTGGCCAGGCGGCTACACTCGGCGCTGCCGATGACCTGCTTTACCCGCGAAGGGCTGGTGGTGGAGGGATTCCTGCCTTTTGACGGCAGCTTTTCCCGTACCGTGCAGCGGGCATTTACGCACTATTCAGCGCTGGTGTTTATCGGCGCGACCGGCATCGCGGTACGCGTGCTGGCGCCGCTGCTGGTTGATAAGCTCCGCGACCCGGCGGTGGTGGTGATTGATGAACGCGGCCAGCACGTGATTAGCCTGCTTTCCGGCCACGTGGGCGGCGCGAACGACCTGGCACGACGGTTGGCGGGCATTCTCGACGTGGAGCCGGTCATCACCACCGCCACCGACGTGAATGAGGTGGCGGCGCTGGATACGCTGGCCTGTCAGCTCAACGCGCGGATGCACGACTTTCGCGCCGCGGTAAAGGCGGTTAACCAAATGCTCGTCAGCCAGCAGCGGGTTGGGCTGTGGTGGGACGACCGTTTTAGCGCTGATATTCGCCGCTGCGACCTACGCGGTTTTATTCCGGTTACCGATCTTCATACGCTGCCCGACCTCGATGGGCTGGTGTGTATCACCTTGCGTAAAACGTTACCCGATCTGCCGGTGCCCCATTGGAAGCTGGTCCCGCGGCGCATCGTTGCGGGCATTGGCTGCCGTCGCGGCACCCCGCGCGAGCTGATTAGCGCGCTGCTGATGCGCCAGCTGGCACTTCAGCAGTTGGACCCGCTGGCGCTGAAGGCTATCGGCAGCATTGTCCTTAAGCAGGATGAACTGGGGCTGATTCAGTTGGCAAGCGACCTCGACGTACCGTTTGAGGTGTTTAGCGTGTCCGCTCTGCGCGAGCATGAGCACCGTTTTCCCTCATCGCTGTTTGTCAAACAAACGGTCGGCGTTGGCAGCGTTTCCGGCCCGTCGGCATGGCTGTTAAGCGATGGGCACTTACTCGGTGGAACCCTGCGTGAACAGGGGATCACCATTACTTTGGGAGTCACATACTGA